A region of Microtus ochrogaster isolate Prairie Vole_2 linkage group LG1, MicOch1.0, whole genome shotgun sequence DNA encodes the following proteins:
- the LOC102001103 gene encoding growth-regulated alpha protein — protein MAPATRPLLRASLLLLLLLLATRHQVTGAPVANELRCQCLQTVAGVHLKNIQSLKVTPPGPHCTQTEVIATLKDGREVCLNPEAPMVQKIVQKMLKTGIRN, from the exons ATGGCCCCAGCCACCCGTCCACTGCTCCGTGCCTCTCTGCTATTGCTGCTACTGCTACTGGCCACCAGGCACCAGGTCACAG GGGCACCCGTCGCCAATGAGCTGCGCTGTCAGTGCCTGCAGACCGTGGCGGGAGTTCACCTAAAGAACATCCAGAGCTTGAAGGTGACGCCCCCAGGACCCCACTGCACCCAGACCGAAGTTAT AGCCACTCTCAAGGATGGTCGCGAAGTTTGCCTTAACCCCGAAGCCCCCATGGTTCAGAAGATCGTCCAGAAGATGCTCAAGAC GGGCATCCGCAAttga